From a region of the Macrobrachium nipponense isolate FS-2020 chromosome 3, ASM1510439v2, whole genome shotgun sequence genome:
- the LOC135222404 gene encoding uncharacterized protein LOC135222404, translating into MIAPPVTPVPPPPGFSENTPSVSSKPTVHPPPLLQQDATYQAFRQWRLRFEDYAALRRRVNTTPYPLQPSSTLAEFVTCCRSYESTRATASAIASSPSQVNAVSTYKKNQRLQKRTSHRSPDQRSHQSPNSDLCQYCSRKHDSGQCPATGASCNNCGRTGHWPRTQKCPAKEAQCKTCQKQGHFEKMCRSTKKSQTGYTSFYLLLISQIPAAVLWDAFQATLRLGNKSCSATIHVHEDIQTPLLSREHCRALAIVSLEFPKPILKVTHVNRCAQFPASAMTSPAAIKDYFLQHFSDVLISKKDLQTQPLKKMAGPPMRIHLKPGATPFAVHTPRPPFPVFGSTRDQVKEELDSPWCNKESSDQQATNPLNWCHPMVLVARPTHPSLTPHGRRPQHLSYCEVLHHSGCPAWLWQMELAEEDRHLTTFITPYGRFQHCRGPMDFQQQVMHTASVEIWHYKVFPNCVKVVDDILLSDEDLPSHLQHVHQMLTRCRQYGITLNKEKFTVAAPKVNFCGYVLSSDGIAADPDKVSAIRDFPTPSNVTDVRSFMGLVNQLADFTPDIAAAAQPLRPLMSPKRSFVWTPDHERAFKKVKTALTSPPVLAPFNPASPVVLQNRCLTPIRSRLCPTSR; encoded by the exons ATGATtgcacctcctgttacacctgttccCCCACCCCCTGGCTTCTCAGAGAATACACCTTCAGTTTCTAGCAAGCCTACAGTCCATCCCCCACCTCTCCTGCAACAAGATGCAACGTACCAAGCGTTTCGCCAATGGAGACTCCGTTTTGAGGATTATGCGGCATTA AGACGAAGAGTTAATACAACGCCTTATCCCCTCCAACCCTCATCTACCCTCGCAGAGTTCGTGACATGCTGCCGCTCCTACGAATCTACACGTGCGACTGCATCAGCCATTGCATCTTCCCCTAGTCAGGTCAATGCAGTATCTACATACAAGAAGAACCAGCGTCTACAGAAGAGGACTTCTCATCGATCTCCTGACCAACGTTCTCACCAGTCTCCTAACAGTGACCTTTGTCAATATTGCTCTCGCAAGCACGATTCCGGACAATGCCCAGCCACGGGTGCATCGTGCAATAACTGCGGACGCACGGGTCATTGGCCCCGCACTCAGAAATGCCCTGCTAAGGAAGCTCAGTGCAAGACCTGCCAGAAACAGGGACATTTTGAGAAGATGTGCAGGTCGACCAAGAAAAGTCAGACTGGGTACACCAGCTTTTACCTCCTCCTAATAAGTCAAATCCCAGCTGCTGTTTTGTGG GATGCTTTCCAGGCAACACTTCGTCTTGGCAACAAGTCTTGCTCAGCAACCATACATGTTCATGAGGATATCCAGACTCCCCTCCTCTCCCGTGAACATTGCCGAGCTCTCGCCATAGTGTCGCTGGAATTCCCGAAGCCCATCCTCAAGGTAACACATGTCAACAGATGCGCTCAGTTTCCTGCCTCTGCCATGACGTCACCTGCAGCTATTAAGGACTATTTTCTTCAGCACTTCAGCGACGTCCTCATATCTAAGAAGGATCTACAAACccagccactaaagaaaatggcaggcCCTCCAATGAGGATTCACCTGAAACCTGGTGCTACACCATTCGCTGTGCATACACCCAGGCCCCCATTTCCGGTTTTTGGCTCTACCAGAGATCAAGTGAAAGAAGAACTTGACTCTCCTTGGTGCAACAAGGAATCATCAGACCAGCAGGCGACGAACCCTCTGAATTGGTGCCATCCCATGGTCTTG GTAGCCCGCCCTACACACCCTTCACTTACACCCCATGGACGCCGTCCGCAACATCTCTCCTACTGCGAAGTACTTCACCACAGCGGATGCCCTGCATGGCTATGGCAAATGGAGTTGgcagaagaggaccgccacctGACTACATTTATAACTCCGTATGGAAGGTTCCAGCACTGTCGCGGCCCGATGGATTTTCAGCAACAGGTGATGCATACTGCCTCCGTGGAGATATGGCACTACAAGGTGTTCCCCAACTGTGTGAAGGTTGTAGATGACATCCTCCTTTCCGACGAGGATCTCCCTTCCCACCTACAACACGTGCACCAAATGCTGACCAGATGCCGTCAGTATGGCATCACCCTCAACAAGGAAAAATTTACTGTAGCCGCCCCTAAAGTTAACTTTTGCGGTTATGTCTTATCATCCGATGGTATTGCAGCAGACCCTGACAAGGTATCAGCTATACGCGACTTCCCTACACCGTCCAATGTCACAGACGTCAGGTCGTTTATGGGTCTCGTCAATCAACTTGCCGACTTCACTCCAGACatcgcagcagcagcacagccCCTACGTCCACTTATGAGCCCCAAACGCTCATTCGTCTGGACGCCCGACCATGAGCGAGCATTTAAGAAAGTCAAGACAGCTCTGACTTCACCACCTGTCCTGGCACCCTTCAATCCTGCCTCGCCTGTGGTTCTACAAAACAGATGCCTCACGCCTATACGGTCTCGGCTATGCCCTACTTCAAGATAA